A region of Thermoanaerobaculia bacterium DNA encodes the following proteins:
- a CDS encoding protein kinase, with protein sequence MTLPAGTRLGPYEILSPIGAGGMGEVYRALDTRLRREVAIKIPPQELARNPAVVARFEREARAIASLAHPNVLDIHDFGREGEIWYAVTELLEGENLRRRLADGPLPWREAVAIA encoded by the coding sequence GTGACGCTGCCTGCGGGGACGCGGTTGGGCCCCTACGAGATCCTCTCGCCGATCGGAGCGGGAGGAATGGGAGAGGTGTATCGGGCCCTCGATACGCGCTTGAGGCGCGAGGTCGCGATCAAGATCCCCCCGCAGGAGCTCGCCCGCAACCCGGCGGTCGTCGCCCGGTTCGAACGCGAAGCGCGCGCCATCGCCTCGCTCGCTCATCCCAACGTCCTCGACATCCACGATTTCGGCCGCGAAGGAGAGATCTGGTACGCGGTGACGGAGTTGCTCGAGGGAGAGAACCTCCGCCGGCGCCTCGCGGACGGGCCTCTGCCCTGGCGGGAAGCGGTCGCGATCGC